One Chryseobacterium sp. StRB126 genomic region harbors:
- a CDS encoding NAD(P)H-dependent oxidoreductase, translated as MKGFFDRTFLPGIAFKNDKKGDRKGLLNAKSARIITTAGDLSLKVYEDEYQSSGLIQLKKGILEYCGVSHIENHFIGPLYELTAKERKEWLDTITGLAITDSL; from the coding sequence ATGAAAGGGTTCTTTGATAGAACATTTCTCCCCGGAATTGCTTTTAAAAACGATAAGAAAGGAGACCGCAAAGGGCTCTTGAATGCAAAATCAGCAAGAATCATTACTACAGCAGGGGATCTATCCCTCAAGGTTTATGAGGATGAATATCAGTCAAGCGGACTTATTCAGCTCAAGAAAGGTATTTTAGAATATTGTGGCGTTTCACACATTGAGAACCATTTTATAGGTCCGTTGTATGAATTAACAGCAAAGGAGAGAAAAGAATGGCTAGACACCATCACAGGATTAGCCATCACTGATTCTTTATAA
- a CDS encoding NAD(P)H-dependent oxidoreductase, with amino-acid sequence MKKIVVINGHPNQESFNSAIAESYINSSRATGAEVRYIAIGQLKFNPNLQFGYCQRMELEPDLVKALEDIQWSEHRCGYILFGGWVCLLS; translated from the coding sequence ATGAAAAAAATTGTCGTTATTAACGGACATCCGAATCAGGAAAGTTTTAATTCTGCTATTGCAGAATCCTATATCAATTCTAGTAGAGCTACCGGTGCTGAGGTGCGGTATATCGCCATTGGACAACTGAAATTTAATCCTAATCTGCAATTTGGCTACTGTCAGCGCATGGAACTGGAGCCTGATCTTGTAAAAGCCCTGGAAGATATTCAATGGAGTGAGCATCGGTGTGGATACATCCTGTTTGGTGGCTGGGTATGCCTGCTATCATGA
- a CDS encoding alpha/beta hydrolase, with the protein MQEKIDTELLKAITDSPFNGINYEYLLANHPEKIREEEMAVMTMEELPPVPSSLSVENICIPSSEPQRNIRLRAYQPKGKQNLPVLLYFHGGAFIYGTPEQYDFIFYRLALDIDAAIVSVDYRLAPKHPFPAAMEDGYDVLLWLSESADQIGGNKNRIMIGGSSAGATIAASITHYARDKEEINILHQYLLYPPTDHLLKTSSMNELAHAPMQTKKAAEWMWKHYLQPSTAHPPRYSVPCQENNFKNLPEATIILCEFDPLKDEGKEYAKKLQDAGISVTLLEIEGAVHAFDFFPCQLSEAFHQQQVKLFNRILTRKS; encoded by the coding sequence ATGCAGGAAAAAATAGATACTGAACTTTTAAAAGCTATTACTGACAGTCCATTTAACGGAATTAACTATGAATATTTATTGGCCAATCATCCAGAAAAGATCAGAGAAGAAGAAATGGCTGTAATGACAATGGAAGAATTACCGCCTGTTCCTTCATCTCTTTCTGTAGAGAACATCTGTATTCCTTCTTCTGAACCCCAAAGAAATATAAGACTTAGAGCTTACCAACCAAAAGGAAAGCAAAACTTACCGGTACTGCTCTATTTTCATGGAGGAGCTTTCATATACGGAACACCGGAACAATATGATTTTATCTTTTATCGATTGGCTTTGGACATTGACGCAGCAATTGTCTCCGTAGATTATCGTTTAGCTCCCAAACATCCCTTCCCTGCTGCTATGGAAGATGGTTATGATGTTTTATTATGGTTATCAGAATCTGCTGACCAAATTGGAGGAAATAAAAACAGGATAATGATCGGCGGAAGCAGTGCCGGAGCTACTATTGCGGCTTCCATAACTCATTATGCCAGAGATAAAGAGGAAATAAACATCCTGCATCAATATTTATTGTACCCTCCGACAGATCATCTATTGAAAACCTCATCAATGAATGAACTGGCCCATGCTCCTATGCAGACTAAAAAAGCTGCTGAATGGATGTGGAAACATTATTTACAACCTTCAACAGCTCATCCCCCTCGGTATTCTGTTCCATGCCAGGAGAATAATTTTAAAAACCTTCCTGAGGCTACCATTATTCTATGTGAATTTGATCCACTAAAAGATGAAGGAAAGGAGTATGCGAAAAAATTACAGGATGCAGGAATTTCAGTTACTCTATTGGAAATTGAAGGCGCTGTACACGCTTTTGATTTCTTTCCTTGCCAGCTCTCTGAAGCTTTTCACCAACAACAAGTCAAATTATTTAACCGTATTTTAACTCGGAAATCATGA
- a CDS encoding AraC family transcriptional regulator — protein sequence MARENIYQSLEVFYEKIDQCPLKDRQFNFFELVYVISGIGDHIVNENKIAYAAGDLFLITPNDYHGFDLNGICEFMVIRFGENYIKEYQWKSIDHIECLLYYASHLSGSVLVNNEDKKMISLLIQNLQQAIEHESIYNEDLTRHLVNAIIVIAARNIAVIKPENISSNTDVRILQILDYIQENIRQPKLLKVETIANEFGLSATYLGSYFRKQCNESIQQYLSSYKIRLIEHRLRFSDKRVHEIADEFGFADESHINKFFKRHKGKSLKAYRLEST from the coding sequence ATGGCAAGAGAAAATATATACCAGTCCCTTGAAGTTTTTTATGAAAAGATAGATCAGTGCCCGTTAAAGGACAGGCAATTCAATTTTTTTGAATTGGTGTATGTGATTTCCGGAATTGGAGATCATATCGTTAATGAGAATAAAATTGCTTATGCTGCCGGGGACCTGTTTTTAATTACTCCTAATGACTATCATGGCTTTGATCTGAATGGAATCTGTGAGTTTATGGTGATTCGTTTTGGGGAAAACTACATTAAAGAATACCAGTGGAAAAGTATAGATCATATCGAATGCCTTTTATATTATGCCTCCCATTTATCAGGCTCGGTACTTGTGAATAACGAGGATAAAAAAATGATAAGCTTGCTCATTCAGAATTTACAGCAGGCCATAGAACATGAGTCAATATATAATGAAGATCTTACCCGGCATCTGGTGAATGCAATCATTGTGATTGCAGCAAGGAACATTGCAGTTATCAAACCTGAGAATATCTCATCCAATACAGATGTCCGTATTCTTCAGATTCTGGATTATATTCAGGAAAATATACGTCAGCCTAAACTTCTGAAAGTAGAAACCATTGCTAATGAGTTCGGATTATCTGCAACGTATCTTGGCAGTTATTTTCGTAAACAGTGTAATGAGTCGATCCAGCAATATCTCTCTTCCTATAAAATTCGTTTGATAGAACATCGATTACGCTTCAGTGATAAAAGAGTTCATGAAATTGCCGATGAGTTTGGATTTGCGGATGAAAGCCATATCAATAAGTTTTTCAAAAGACATAAAGGGAAAAGCCTTAAAGCCTATAGACTGGAGTCAACTTAG
- a CDS encoding universal stress protein, with product MRTILVPIDFTPTTENAVKAAAEWAKYYEYQNIILLKIAGESEFDYLHIAEGHSFVNEESVNSLLERTELRFDQLSQVVAEISPEVKVSRLLSDWAITRSINEVLKNEPSIEMIILGSDDSTSSNESFVSENIIRIARTSPVKALIVPNSHQYNSIHNIVIPCDINGIKKLERLFHHKSIIQKHDVHLSFLNINTKEKTEINSDKKKELEDYIRQHLTEIPSSIHYSYDENVINGILTFAASNNTDLIIALPGKHSFLYYMASRSISEGLYQNTNLPVLILK from the coding sequence ATGAGAACAATCCTTGTACCTATTGACTTTACCCCTACTACAGAAAATGCTGTAAAAGCTGCTGCAGAATGGGCAAAATACTATGAATACCAAAACATCATCCTTTTAAAAATTGCCGGAGAATCAGAATTTGATTATCTGCATATTGCAGAAGGTCACTCATTCGTCAATGAAGAAAGTGTCAATAGCCTTTTAGAAAGAACAGAATTACGATTTGACCAGTTAAGTCAAGTCGTTGCAGAGATTTCACCAGAGGTAAAAGTCTCCAGGCTTTTAAGTGACTGGGCGATTACCAGAAGTATCAATGAAGTATTGAAAAATGAGCCGTCGATCGAAATGATCATTTTGGGAAGTGATGATTCCACTTCCTCCAATGAAAGTTTTGTGTCCGAAAATATTATCCGTATTGCAAGAACAAGTCCTGTTAAAGCCTTGATTGTTCCCAATAGCCATCAATATAATAGCATTCACAATATTGTAATTCCCTGTGATATCAATGGCATTAAAAAGCTTGAAAGGCTGTTCCATCATAAATCAATTATTCAGAAACATGATGTACATCTGTCATTCCTGAATATCAATACTAAAGAAAAAACGGAAATCAACTCTGATAAAAAGAAAGAACTTGAAGACTATATCCGACAGCATTTAACGGAAATTCCGAGCAGTATTCATTATTCCTATGATGAAAATGTGATCAATGGGATTTTAACTTTTGCTGCTTCAAACAATACAGATCTTATTATTGCTTTGCCGGGCAAACATAGTTTCCTTTATTATATGGCGAGCAGAAGTATTTCTGAAGGGCTTTATCAAAATACCAATTTGCCCGTTTTGATTTTGAAATAA
- a CDS encoding MarR family winged helix-turn-helix transcriptional regulator: MSENQNNISELALELGWAMTEMKSRLRQKIQARVNEYDPDLSFELIEILGLLSRNDGINQQEIANKVSKDKSSITYLINVLVKRELVERIAYKNDRRNKQIFLTSKGRKLIEKVYPWALELYKKAAGDLHQDEISKALLLVKKMTANLE; encoded by the coding sequence ATGTCTGAAAATCAAAATAACATATCTGAACTAGCCTTAGAGTTAGGTTGGGCAATGACTGAAATGAAGAGCCGTTTACGGCAAAAGATTCAGGCTCGCGTTAATGAATACGATCCGGATCTTTCTTTTGAACTGATTGAAATTCTTGGGCTTCTTTCCAGGAACGACGGGATCAATCAACAGGAAATAGCCAATAAGGTAAGTAAAGATAAATCGAGCATTACCTATCTTATTAATGTTCTTGTGAAGCGGGAACTGGTAGAACGGATTGCCTATAAAAATGACAGAAGAAATAAACAGATTTTTCTTACTTCAAAAGGAAGAAAATTGATAGAAAAAGTATATCCATGGGCATTAGAATTGTACAAAAAAGCAGCCGGTGATCTTCATCAAGATGAAATCAGCAAAGCACTTCTTTTGGTAAAAAAAATGACCGCCAACCTCGAATAA
- a CDS encoding hydrolase: protein MKKLILTFAAVVVSVTAFAQNAGKSMLNPTNHALVLIDHEGQMAFATKSISMEELRNNVALISGGSKIFNVPTVVTTVAEKSFAGPVFPEISEVYPEATSGYVDRTTMNTWEDVNAHKAITGKNKKKLVLAGLWTSVCVVGPALSAIDEGYEVYIITDASGDISKEAHDQAVTRMVQAGARPITSVQYVLELQRDWSRKETYKPVNDLMKKYGGAYGLGIQYAQDMLKH from the coding sequence ATGAAAAAGTTAATCTTAACATTCGCAGCAGTAGTAGTATCGGTAACAGCATTCGCTCAGAACGCAGGGAAATCAATGCTGAACCCAACAAACCACGCTTTGGTTTTAATTGACCACGAAGGACAGATGGCATTCGCAACAAAAAGTATCAGCATGGAAGAACTGAGAAATAATGTAGCCTTAATTTCCGGAGGTTCAAAGATCTTCAATGTTCCTACAGTGGTAACTACAGTGGCAGAAAAATCGTTCGCAGGACCTGTTTTTCCAGAAATTTCAGAAGTTTATCCTGAAGCAACAAGTGGATATGTGGATAGAACTACGATGAACACTTGGGAAGATGTAAATGCTCATAAAGCAATCACAGGAAAAAATAAAAAGAAACTGGTTCTTGCAGGTCTGTGGACAAGCGTTTGTGTGGTAGGTCCGGCTTTATCTGCTATTGATGAAGGGTATGAGGTGTATATTATCACAGATGCTTCTGGTGACATTTCTAAAGAAGCTCATGACCAGGCAGTTACAAGAATGGTTCAGGCTGGTGCGCGTCCGATTACATCTGTTCAGTATGTTCTTGAATTACAGAGAGATTGGTCTAGAAAAGAAACGTATAAACCAGTGAATGATTTAATGAAAAAATATGGTGGTGCTTACGGTCTAGGAATCCAGTATGCGCAGGATATGCTTAAACACTAA